The Halomonas sp. 7T genome contains a region encoding:
- the serB gene encoding phosphoserine phosphatase SerB: MARGNILVTLLAPRLTATIESAVAAFIAQFGLQEERRQTLAETAHGSAMDCLALHLYGAPEGLTSLRQAALELSAAHGVDLVLQPSRNQATPRLVCFDMDSTLIKAEVIDELARRHGVGQEVAEVTERAMRGELDFKASFRERMSKLEGLEESVLASIAAELPLMDGVERLMVNLKRLGYRTVILSGGFTYFARYLQERLGFDEIHANELVIEDGKVTGAVQEPIVDAERKAALLTHIAEREGVPLAQTVAVGDGANDLKMLAAAGLGVAFRAKPVVRAEARQAISVAGLDGVLYLLGYSDADLL, translated from the coding sequence ATGGCACGCGGGAATATTCTGGTCACACTGTTAGCGCCGCGCCTGACGGCCACGATAGAGTCAGCGGTGGCGGCGTTCATAGCGCAGTTTGGCCTGCAGGAAGAGCGTCGCCAAACGTTGGCAGAGACGGCTCACGGCAGCGCTATGGATTGCCTAGCGCTTCATTTATACGGTGCGCCCGAGGGGTTAACGTCATTACGTCAGGCAGCGCTAGAGCTGAGTGCCGCGCACGGTGTGGATCTAGTGTTGCAGCCCTCCCGAAACCAGGCCACGCCGCGGTTGGTCTGCTTCGATATGGACTCCACGCTGATTAAAGCGGAAGTGATCGATGAACTGGCACGCCGTCATGGCGTGGGTCAAGAAGTGGCGGAAGTTACTGAGCGTGCCATGCGCGGCGAACTGGATTTTAAAGCTAGCTTTCGCGAGCGTATGAGCAAACTGGAAGGCTTGGAAGAGTCAGTGCTGGCCAGCATTGCCGCTGAGCTGCCGCTGATGGATGGCGTTGAGCGCTTGATGGTGAACTTGAAGCGCTTGGGCTATCGAACAGTGATTCTATCAGGCGGCTTTACCTACTTTGCCCGCTACCTGCAGGAGCGGCTTGGATTTGACGAAATTCATGCCAATGAGCTGGTTATTGAGGATGGTAAAGTCACCGGTGCGGTACAGGAGCCGATCGTCGATGCTGAGCGTAAAGCGGCACTGTTAACGCACATTGCCGAACGGGAAGGGGTGCCATTGGCGCAAACCGTCGCCGTCGGCGATGGCGCGAACGACCTAAAAATGCTGGCGGCTGCAGGCTTAGGCGTAGCATTTCGCGCCAAACCAGTGGTGCGTGCCGAAGCGCGTCAAGCGATCTCGGTGGCGGGGCTAGACGGCGTGCTTTACTTGCTGGGCTACAGCGACGCGGATCTACTCTAA